One part of the Dermacentor andersoni chromosome 2, qqDerAnde1_hic_scaffold, whole genome shotgun sequence genome encodes these proteins:
- the LOC126539927 gene encoding heat shock protein hsp-16.2-like — protein sequence MAAPMFTRFSLVPCRRALMACSRRNLWRRYPVTIGDVFGEMDRQLRHFEHEMSRTFRDLDRSGAFGPAFRWLRARDVPVEAGSGDKFRVQLDVSKFRPEDVKVSLSGSELTVRARSEVKEGNSTYLREFSHTVTLPEDVDPDTVRSLLLADGSLCIEAPRALPEPKEVPIEKSAQGEPPKDN from the coding sequence ATGGCTGCTCCGATGTTCACACGATTCTCTCTCGTGCCATGCCGGCGTGCCCTGATGGCTTGCTCGCGGCGCAACCTTTGGAGACGCTACCCGGTCACCATCGGCGATGTCTTCGGTGAGATGGACCGGCAGCTGCGCCACTTCGAGCACGAGATGTCGCGCACTTTCCGCGACCTGGACCGTTCGGGCGCGTTCGGGCCAGCGTTTCGCTGGCTGCGTGCGCGCGACGTGCCCGTCGAGGCCGGCTCGGGCGACAAGTTTCGGGTGCAGCTGGATGTGAGTAAGTTCAGGCCGGAGGACGTGAAGGTTTCCCTCTCGGGCAGCGAGCTGACCGTGCGCGCCCGCTCCGAAGTCAAGGAGGGCAACTCGACGTACTTGCGCGAGTTCTCGCACACCGTGACACTGCCGGAAGACGTCGACCCCGACACTGTGCGTTCCCTGTTGCTCGCCGACGGATCGCTGTGCATCGAGGCTCCCCGCGCGCTGCCCGAGCCGAAGGAAGTGCCCATCGAGAAGTCCGCTCAGGGCGAGCCTCCCAAGGACAATTAA